The DNA sequence AGGAGAAGTTGAAGGCACTATTGGCTTCGTCATTTGCTCCGGCACTGGGTATGGATTTTCAGAATGGTTTACAGCTGAACCAGGATTTTGCTCCTGCCAACTAGCAATCAGCCTTTTGAGCACATAGTTTGTTTTAGGAAGTTGGGTGTTTTGCAGCTTCTGGCGCGTAATTGGGCATGTTGAATTACCTCTATCAAGCCATTCTTGGATCGCTACACGCTCATATGTTTGACCTGTCTCAAGAGTTACAGGATCATGAAAGAGATTGCTAGTAATTGGACACACAAAGTCCTTTGGGGGTGTATGTTTTCCACCACCAGGAGGGTTATCATAATGAGCCATCTGACGATCTGGAGAACTAAGGAACAATAAGAAtgcaaaaaatttagaaaatgcaCCAGACAATATAATGACGATTGGTTATTTTCCAAGACCGCATCAGACACATACCAACTAGATTCTCCAGAAATAGGCTGCTTTTGTTTCTGTGTTCTTCTCTGCCTAGACTCAAATAATgacatttttctgtttttttcctaCAAGACAGACAAAGCATTACAAACTAAACAAAACTACATAGGGAAATCAGACCAGCAGtaaatttgttttcttgttaGTGACAATTACCTCAATTTCGGCGTCAGAatccgaagaagaagaagaatcaacAGAATTATTGTCCAACAAGAAGTCAGGTTCAGaatctgaatttgaatttggaggTGTTGTCAATCTCTTGGAAGAAGTatggttttttaaaatataaggaGACACTCTTTGAGGGTAAAATGGTGGAGACTTGACTTTTCTGCTGCCGCTGGTGCCCAGAAATTCAACTGACCTTTCTCCATCAGACCATATTGGCTGCAGAAATTGGAAGAAAAGTCATTTAAGAAACCTACTCGGCATGAACTGGGAAGAAATTTCTAATTTTCGAGTCCATTACTTATGCCATGTTTCACACTCATAGACATAAtaggaaaaaagcaaaaacataattatgaaaaattgaattaagATCCTAAAATTGAAACACCAAATACTAAAATGGATTCCCCTTATCTGCAAGGTGGAGAATAACTGTTGATGATATGATTAATTCAAAAGAAAATGATTGAATCATTATGATAATAAGCTTCAATGTCAATTCATTTTTTCCtaatagaatatataataaGCTAAAAATGATTATAACAAAAACATTCATagaatttgtattattttataaaattcataacaGTAAtcactatttaattttttttttttttatatataaaaaagagtgTATCCGATCAACTAATGCTTAAGATGCTGCACTACCTAACCATAATTGAATTGGCCAAATTTTGTATCATTAACCTGAATGTATGTATCATCGTCCAGACACCTTTGGAAATTTGGTGAATAGAATCTTATGACAAAAATTTTAGACAATTTATgtgcttttataattttttttttttaatatgacaaaaaaaattgtttatactGATGTCATAAAATGCCATGCCGCCTAGTACTTGAAAAACGTGCTAGCTGGCCAAACCAACACCCATCCTAATAAAAGAACTATTCCCAACAAATGCTTGGTCTTTTTGGTTTGGCTTATTTGATAGCGTCAAAACAGTATTAAGTTCTGGGTTAAAATCcgggcaaatatatatataagaaaaatagatACTTTAATCGACCAAGGAAAGGGTCAAAAAAAGTGGGGACTGGAAGATGACAAAAGCAATGAAAGAGACAaatgaagaaacaaagaaaagaagaggGGACTAGGATGGAGCAAAAGTTGAAAACCCAACTTGTTTGAGAATAGCTCAcgcaaaataaaaggaaaaactaaaaatatataaacaaataaaaactttgatGTTTTCttactcccaaaaaaaaaaaaaaaagaagtttagtcaatatatatatatatatattatataataatgctAATAAAGCAACGTTAgcgttataaattataaataaagaaaaaaaaattaataaaatacattacaTTACATTATACCGTCCGTTTTTAAATCCAAGTTCTTCCCCTGTTCCAATCCTCTGCTCCCGAGTGTATTCTACCATCCGAAATTTCTCAGTTTTGTTCAACATCACTGGTGGCGGATTCATCAACTCATTCCCATTTTTATTCTCCAAAACCTGTCTAAAATACTTGGCCAAATTCTTGCAATTTTCATCAACAACCGCCTCGTACCTGGTCTCCAACTCCTTCAGCTCCGAAGCCTGATCATCGCTCATCTTCGACAGCGATTTCGTACAAGAAATCACCACCGACTCATCACAAATCGAATACTCATCCTTATCATCGTCCCCATTTGGTGGTGAAGAAGACAAAATCAGCAATCTTTGTTGGTTCAAAGATTGCAGGACAGGAAGGAGATGGACTAAAAAAAGCTCCTGGAAGATTAGGGGTGCGATTTCGGAGCGAGCCGATGAAGGGTCGGTTTGGAAGAGATCAAGGAGGCTAAGAGAGGCGTCCAATGGTCGACGGGAGAGCCCGTAAATGAGGGAGAGAAGGAGAGAAGAGAATGGGTTTGGTGGATGGGAAAGGATGAGCTTTTCGGCACGGCGGAGAGAAAAGGATCGAATGGAGGGGCTAGCCGTGGAGATTGCGCTTTCCAGAGTTTCGGCCGCGAGGTTTATGGGTTTGAGAGAGGTTTGGAGGGAGGATGGGAGTTTGCAGCGGAGGGTGGAGTAGAGGCGCTGGCGGAGATCTATCTGAGACAGGGTTTCAGATATGAAAGCCGCTGTGTGCTCCAGAATTTGTGACGACGGGGTGGCGGTGGCGATGGCagaagtggtggtggtggtggtggtggtgttcaTGGTGGTGGAAGTGGTAGAAAGTGGAGTGGATTGAAAAGGGGATATGGAGGGAAATAGctcacttttttctttcttgttaacGGAAATACCCGTTATTTACCTGCTGGCGCCAATCAACGGGGACGGCCATTTAAAATGACTTCCCTGACCTccaccctttttttatttttttaaagaggaAATCTTCTTTgagattttaattaaataactcCAGGGCTGTGGTTTTAATTCGAATGAAAATGGCAATTTTTTTCGCTTTTatcgaaataaaaatattggcaTAAAGTCGgtcaatttaaatattgaatttaaGTAAGGTGAATTTGGTAATTTAAACCGGTTTAAAAACTTGTGCTGCCAGCGAGGCCCAAATCCAAGTTGGCCCTTTTGGCAGGCCTGGCCGGCTTCAAATGCTGATGGCATAGTTTGTAGTTTACACACTACAAGCTTGTTCCACTTGgcgatcaaataatttaaatggtAAAACTTTGGGAATTGTAGCCTACATTCTTCTAGTTCCCTAAGTCTGTTTTGTGGAGTTATCAATTCATTCTGTGGATCCGTAATCAATATTCCATTTTCATCATCAATACTAGTTTAGATGTGACACCCTTTTTTGTTTACATGTGTTTAGATTTAGATGTGACACCATTTTCATCATCAATCCATGGCATAGCATTTGTTTTGTTCTGCCCATTGTCATTTTCATCGCATATTGGTTCAATCACAGCACATTCCATTTACCTTTTTCCattgttcatatatataaatttcataattatttttatattaccaaattaaaatttgtcagccaaattaaatttcattaatatatgttgactttgttatttatttgtttctaaattgttttaaaagaattttatatgcatacacatatatagaagtttttttcctttttttttttttcaaaaaaagtatAGGGAAAAAATTGATGACATTAGAAAATGGAGAGCACTTTGGGGAAACAGTAATTGTGTATAAAGGTATGACAGTGAACTCttgaaggaattttttttttttttttttttaatcagaatACTTATATACAAATCTGTCCGAACTTCTACCCAAACCCTTACGTTGCATGACTCGAAACCATAAACAGTGGGCACAGTGACTCTTGAAGGAAGTTGGATGAACTTTGGttgtgaaaaaagaagaaggaaaaaaaaaaaaatttatttgaattagtcTTCCAAGGATCGTTCTTTTCAATGGTCATCTACTTCTACTGTATTTCtaactttttgaatattttattttgtatcatccatttttttgtaaattcgTATCTTTTGTCATGTTCTTTTGATTGaatcaaaaccaaaagaaaaagataatgatGAAATCTCCAAGGAGTGCAAATATGTATGTTACTGGAATCCAAAACCTCAATCCTAAAGAATTACAAAATGAAGAATGTACAGAAAACAGAATTGACTAGGAAGAGGACAAGACTATGAATCTAAGTAGAACGTCAACAGCATTTTGAGCAGCAAGAGAGGCAAAGATAGTAGCTTCATTGGAGACAGAGGAACCACCACCAGCCAAATCAGATAATGCCCTAATTGCAATAAAGGGTTTCTTTTGTTGAGCAGAGACCAAAGCTACTGCTGCACTTTCCATGTCAATTGGAGTTGCATTGAATTTGGAGTTCAAGAATTGCCCATATGCATTGTTATCCACAAACACATTGGCACTGATCCCCCTTTTCACTCTCACCACAATTGGTGATCTTGGCAAGCAAGTTTGATTCACACAACTTCCCAGTTTCAAATCCTGTTTTtctccaaatatatatagataaacaaaatcaattttaaagaaatagttTCTACAAAACAAGCAAATAGTTAAGCTAGAATATCCATTTTCTATACCTCTAGTTTCTTTGCAACCGCATAGTAATTGGGGTCAACTTGGACCCAGAACGCATGCTGTCTAGCTTCAGGGATTCCAGAAACTGGGAAAATCTCTTCTGGTTGATACCAAACATTGTTCAGAAGATTTGGAACAAAAGATTTGGTTGGGTTGTTGAAGTCAGAAAATTTTAAGTACCCAATTTTCCTTGTAAAGTCTCCATTGGATTCCAAGGCTAATTCATCCTCAGCTCCATCTCCAAATCTCTATTTAGGTACCCAATTATTTCATTGTTTTAATACACTCAAAgtcaaaaaattaactaattattttgatttgtttttaccTGCCAGTTCCATAGGCCTGTGTGTGCCCAATACTGAGGAATAGTCACATCTCCAATTTGGAGTTTGGGATTTGCATTTCCTGCAATTCCATAGTGTACAACACCTTTCACCTCGAATAGACTTAATAATAATTGTGTAGTTATACCTGCATTAAGCTAAAAAACAGGGTAGAAATTATAGAACTATCTATTAATTCAAagaaattatatgaataaagaAAATCCAAATAATTCCACGTACCATACCCAATCCTGTCATCACAATGATgacctttttattttccaaaacaCCAATTCGAAATCTTCTTCCTATGGagcaaaaaagtaaagaaaaagtaaaacattAGGTGATCGGAAAGCACAATATGAGCCACCGAAGATAAATCAACTATTTAGAATACAAATAAGAAATATCGAAACAAGAAAAGTTCCAACAAAGTATAGATAAGaacccctatatatattttcaaggaGAGAAATACTGCTTAGTTTATAACATAGATAGATAAAAAGAAACcataatataaaatgaaaaggcTAGCTTCtgttttaaatatgaaaagaatATATAGCTTACGGGATATATACCTGAAAAATCCAAGTAGGGAAGCTTCTGATCTGCCTCAAAGCTTGGAGATTGCAGAAGAGGGTTCATCTCAAAAGTATTTGGCACTACAATACCCAAATAAGGACcatccttatttattttatcaatctTTCTTATGGTAAACTGAGAAACTGCAGCATGGGCTCTGCTACTAGTGCTAATCCCCAAGAGCAATACAAGAAAACTCAGTATCACCACCACTTTCAAATGCCTCTCCATCTCTTCTCTCTCAATATTTTCCCAAAATATTCGCAGTTTCAATGCTTTAGATAGATATTTCCATATACAAGCATTGATATATAACAAGGCTGATTGTTCGCTTGTGTTTATTTTATACGTACAAAGTCAAGAAATTATGTGACACCTAACGTGCACGACAATATACTGAGGTTTGAAGATTCTTGCTTGCTTGTGTACATCAAAATAGTCGTTTAAGAAGGAAAGTTAGAAAATCGAATAATATGACTATATTATACGAGTGGATATAAATGCAGCTCTGGTCAAATCTTAGGGATAGCCGCCAAAAAGTAGGAGTTTGATTGGatcttaaagttttttttttttttttgtttttttttccttcctcacTGTTGATCTCGATTATAAAGTAATTCTGACTTTgatgtttaaattaattttttacttattgTGATCCTATACCATATGTAATGTCTCATCGATAGTTTTTCCGTCAGTTTGACAGTTTAACTATCAGAAGTAGCTCATGTGCTCTGCTAGTCAGGGGTAGGATTGGAATTTTTTAAGGACCAAGTTGAGGGAAACAAAAACAGTTTaggattaaattgaaaattgctCTATAGTTTAGGAACCAATCGTAATAGagatctaataaatttttaacaaataataaataccaCTTTTGTTAGCCAAACTGACGAAAAGATTACTAATGtgacatttatataatttagaaattaaaatcaacaaaaaaatagtttagGAACCAAAGTAAAAATCATCATATTATATAGGGACCTATAAATTTAAGAGATAAAATGATAATTCTAATAGTTTAACTTAAAGGGGAAAAAGTATAAAACGAAGAACAATTTGGGAGagtaaagttttatttatttattgagtgGAGTAAAGTTTCATTAACCCATTCATTTATTTCCCTCAAAATTTATCGAATTAATGCCTTTATatctatcccaaaaaaaaaaaaagccttttatACTTATTGCAAAATgcgcaaatatatatatttttttgatgggATATGtgttgcaaataaaaaaattaaaatcaaattaaaatcattGTCACAAGTGAATATCATTGGCGGGATTTTACTGACATATTAAAtagtaattgattatatttaagttaattttaatttttatttccctAAAAATTTATCGAATTAATGCCTTTTATgtctattagaaaaaaaaaaccttgtatatatattgcaaaatgcgcaaatatatatatatatatatatattgaatgggATATGtgttgcaaataaaaaaaaaattaaataccgaTACTCTCATCTTGTTCATATTGGGTCTAAACAAAGAAACTCAAGAGAATACTAGACCCAGCTTAGGCCCATATTGGCTACAATTAACGGTTTGTTGAGGCCCATATTCAGCCAGTTTTCAAGGGCAAGGTTGATAAGCACAATACTGTGCCCAATATTGTTACAAACAAACGCACTCAGACCAGAATAATGAAAATTAGGATAAGAGattaaaaatcaaagaaatacGAATTTATGTGCTTGTGtttaaataactatatatttaacTTGGGAATTAAGGAAATAAAGAAGGTTTTGAAAAGCTAAAAACACTCTCAATGATGTTAAGAATTCAGAGTAGGAATCAttgaaatgtaaaaataaaaactttgtgAAAAACATGcacatgaaaacaaaaaaatcatgtcacatTATCATGTTCGATAGGTAGGTGTGATAGCATCCTTGATGGATGACACGTGTTGAATCATGAATATGCTAAGGAATGATACTAGGATGGAACTGGGCATGCATGCATGGGACCCAAATGTTGGGATATTTGATATTAGTTTCTCTGTATCTGAACATATATATGATTCTTTGAGATGCCCACTATACAAGCAAGCAAACATGAATTGTTTGTTGTTCTCATATTTTCTTCTCAGAATCTTTTGCACAATCAAACAATATAGCCAGAGGTCCTATCATTATATTCTTATGTACAAGTTTGTCAAAGCAAAAGAAACAGAGAAGGCCAAAGTTCAATTTTACAATCAGGCTCTCCATTGCCAACCATGGCAAAATCCAACGGCCCCTCCGACCTTTTCCTTCCCTACGATAATGTTATTTCAACTTTGTACATCGCTTATAGTTTTAACTctctagctatatatatatatatatatatatattaaataaattctattacaCAGGATTTTAGACTAGAATTAAAGTCCACGATATCTTGTATAAGATTCCCACTTTACGTAatatagttatataaatatgatcTACTATTAATGCTACTTGCATGTGAAATTACATTGAATTATAAACGGTTTTTGTCTCCTTTTAGGATGATCATTGGaattaaaaagggaaaaaaaaaaattgaaaatccatAAATTAATTAGGATTGCGTTAGAGAGATATATCTAGTGAGTTCAAGTTCTTTCTTCTGCATGCATGGTTATATAGAGTAGCTCATACCATAGAGTACGATAGTTGGCAAATGACAAAAGTCAAACTTGGGCCATGTTTTAAATAAAACCTAagctaaattaaattaatattcatgTAATTATGCTCTCATGACGAGCTCAGTATGaacatttttagtttttttttccagaTAAGAAACGGCATGCATGACGAGGCAAATCAActatatattgaaattaaaatatgtaattaagcagcattaaattgaaattgactAGTCATTACTAAATTAAAACTGCATATACATGAACAGCATTGTAGCAGCAGCTAATTAAAAGAAACCAAGAGAGAAGGGGGTAGTAGATTAAAGCTTAAAAATCAGAGAGGGAAGAGTAGGTTTTTAATCTGATGAGGGTACTTGATCCAAATTCAAAGCACCAGCACAAAATCAAAGATATCTAGTGAAGaagaataatataatatggtGTATAGCATCATGAGCAATCAGCCTTATATCTTTAGCAGAGTGACTGCTCATGATGTTATATCGTTAATTCCCTTGAAGCtctttcatcatcatcatcatcatcatctatgTATGTGCTGCCGCTGCATTTGCCCTAGCTTATCGGAAACCGCCGCCGAGAGCCGGAGCCCAATAATCGGCTCCATTGTCGCTCCCAACTTGAAGTGTGCATGACACTGGAACCAAACACAGCCCCCTACTCCTCAGGTCCTTCCTTGGCTCCTCATTGCAATCCTGAGACATAATTTTTTAAGACTCAGCTTCATGTtgaaattaaattgaagaagaagaaattgatgatcatatattaataataatgaagtaCCTGCTGATGATCAGAAGCTCCTTTCCGCTTCATGCAGCTGTCATTCAgcagctatatatatacaaaacaaaacatatgaaaaattaattaattaaagtaataacgtatattaacatttttgttaaaaaaaaaatcctttaaaatttgattttattaagaATATTAGAATCTTTAAAAGTACTGCTATAGCATTGTTGCATTTAATAAATGTTTGCAAGTACAAAGGTAGGTTTAAAAGTTGAATAAATTAACTGAAGCCTTCTGAAAGACTGGTTTTTACTATGTTCCCGATCCACACCCCTTTAACTATGGAGGTAacggatccaaaaaaaaaaagaaaaaaaaagaagcaaatatattacattatatatatatatatatatgtatgaaaatgTACCTGACCAGGGTCTTCAGGAAACATGCAATTCCTCTCTCCATGAACCTAAAACACAGAAATTGcaatcattaattaataaatgcccaataattaatcataaaaaatacaCATGCATATGCAAgagtgaaaaataaagaaagagaatatatataagTGATGCTTCGGGaagtgaggaaaaaaaaaaaatgggtcttTATAGTTTTCTTACTGACTGTTGCTGCCGCATGTTTCCAGATCCACTGCCCAAGTAAGGTAAACTGAGAGCCTGCAaacaacagaaaaagaaaaagattatcaaaaaaacttgtaaaagaataataaaaataatattta is a window from the Ziziphus jujuba cultivar Dongzao chromosome 11, ASM3175591v1 genome containing:
- the LOC107431781 gene encoding bark storage protein A, giving the protein MERHLKVVVILSFLVLLLGISTSSRAHAAVSQFTIRKIDKINKDGPYLGIVVPNTFEMNPLLQSPSFEADQKLPYLDFSGRRFRIGVLENKKVIIVMTGLGMLNAGITTQLLLSLFEVKGVVHYGIAGNANPKLQIGDVTIPQYWAHTGLWNWQRFGDGAEDELALESNGDFTRKIGYLKFSDFNNPTKSFVPNLLNNVWYQPEEIFPVSGIPEARQHAFWVQVDPNYYAVAKKLEDLKLGSCVNQTCLPRSPIVVRVKRGISANVFVDNNAYGQFLNSKFNATPIDMESAAVALVSAQQKKPFIAIRALSDLAGGGSSVSNEATIFASLAAQNAVDVLLRFIVLSSS